TTTGGTGCTGCGTATGATGTCCACCCTTATGTATTGTTAAATCATAACGACGACTACAACAGTGCCTCGACCTTCGCTCATGAATATGGCCATGCTGTACACTCAGTACTAAGTAATAAGACTCAACCTTGGGAAACGGCTGATTACGCAACCTTTATTGCCGAAACCGCATCTATCATGAATGAGATGTTACTTGAAGATATGG
This genomic window from Saccharobesus litoralis contains:
- a CDS encoding M3 family metallopeptidase: MHAYDKGVEGRWMHVYPQEGKRSGAYMFGAAYDVHPYVLLNHNDDYNSASTFAHEYGHAVHSVLSNKTQPWETADYATFIAETASIMNEMLLEDMVL